The DNA sequence TTTGCCATTAATATCCACTAGAGCAAAGCTCTCGATCGTACTGTGATTGAGCTTTAATTGATTGATATAAGCCGTTAGCTCTTTCTCCGTGTAATATTGAGCAGTGTCATCATATATTTCAATAAGATACTTTTGAATGTAGTAGTTCTCTAGACTCATTCTAATCGCAGAATCGAGCTCTCTAAGCGCTTCATTAAGCTCATGAGAGATATGAGTAAGTTCACTTTGTAATTGTTCCGATAGCGACGAGTTCAGTTGCATTTTTTGACTGGTATACGAAAACACTCCGGCGATGGAGAAAATTACCACCATAACAGGGAGCAGAATATAATTGATCTTTAGCGACAGTTTCATTTTTTTGTTTTATATCTTTGGTTATGAATAACAAAGAGTATTTGGCTTCTCAGGTCTGAAGCTTCTTTGCTTAGTGTCTTATAGGTAAACGATGAACCGCTGTCTAATCCCGTTGGGAACAACTCTTCATCTAACAGATAATCATCAGATGCTAAGCCCAAGACGTGTCTGTTCGAGCTTGCGAACCACATCTCTTCTGCATTTAATGCCGATCTTTCAGGTGTGTTAATAAAGTTAAGGAACTCTATCGACGCTTTGCTAATAGGCCTGTCTTTATGGACACTAAAGCATTCATGCCACATCAAAGTACCTTCTTGAGGAATGGTATAGATCCAATCATCTTGCTCTGTATACGACGCTATTTGTTCTTTTTCTCCTGAATAGATAACGGCAACTTCCATTTTAGAGCCAGATTTTTTATCTAGAGCGTAGCCAATAGCCGCTCTTATTACTAATAGCTGTTCACGGACCTTCATTAACAGTTTGTACGCTTGTGCCAATTCGACTTCATTTTCGGTCATAGGATCGAACCCTAACGCCAATAATGCGATTGCAATGGTATCTACATCGTCATCAGGAATCACAACAGTTTGAGGGTGCTCTAATGCGTAGTCGAAAACGTCCATCCAAGAGGTTATACCTTCGGTAGCTCTTGAAGACCGAAATGCGACCCCCATGGTACCATTAGCGTACGGAATGCCATGCACCCCGCAAGCTCTGCGAGACTCCTCTGTAAAGTTTGAATTACCTTCCTTCAAAGTATTAGACAAATCCCCTAAGGTGCCTGCTTTGCCCAGTTCGCCAATGGTTTGCCCATCAATGATAAACAAATCATAGGCTAGGGCTTTACCTGAATACACCACAGCATCACGCAACATTTCATTTTCAAAATAAACTTGAGAAACAGTATGACCGTACTGTTCTTCAAACTCTTCTATCAGAATGTCAGAGATATAGTCTTCCCAAGTAAAAATTTTTAGCTCTTCGGCAAAACACCTAGCGGATAAAAAAATAGTACACGTTAGAGTAAAACAAGTTAAAAAACGCATCAGATACCTATTACTAATTGTTTTCGATGGTGTTTAACCATGACGTTGGTTTTGGCCTTATTTATCAAACATAGGCGTAATTGTGCCTCATCATTCAATATATTAGTGAGATGTATATTAGATATCGTGCAAATAGTTGATTTGTGGAACTAGAGTAGACATAGAGAATTGAAAGTGTAAAACATCGTTAAACGTTATTTTTCATATTGGATCAAATCGGAGCATGTTCTTTACTACAAACTCAAACTCAAACATCACCAACTTGCAACTCCACGTCGACAGTTTGCTTTGAGAAAAAGTACTGAAATTCCAGTAGCTCGATCTTCCACGGAGTAATTACGTTAATGCGGAATGGGGCAAAACATTTGTTGGTGCAGTTCAGGAATTTTGAAGAGCAGCCTCTAGCGCCCCATAAACCCCGAGCAAAAGCGAACTTCATCTATCTCACTGGCAATTTGGTCTTTGTTTTTACCTGACCGAAGGCGAAGCTGGATTCGATAGAAGCTATATTGGGTAGGCGAGTTAATTGCTCTGTAGATAGAATTAAGGCCTCGCGTGTGCGAAGCCTTTTTGTTTGTATCGAGCGGGAGTAGCAAAAGCCTCTTGAGGTTTTACTTGTCTAAATTGTGCTTAATTATCTGCTCTACCACACCATCCATCGTCTTTGAGCTAATCTCCGGCTTCAAATACAAGGAATGATACTCAACTCCTGTTCGGTCTATATAGGCGGCTTGTAAGCCAGCAGATAACGCACCATGAGTGTCCCAATCGTGAGTAGCGACAAGACGAAGGTTATCGACAGGCTCTTGTAAAGTTTCTGCTGCAAATTTATACACGTCTGAATTTGGTTTGAAACTGCCTGTTTCTTCAACAGAAATGACGGTGTCGAAATAATCTTCTAAGCCCGAGTTCTTGATTTGAGAAGTGATAAGGTCGAGGGATGAGTTGGAAAAAGCGACTGTTTTAAAACCGTTGTTACGCAATTTATGTAAAGATGCTTTGATATCAG is a window from the Vibrio splendidus genome containing:
- a CDS encoding haloacid dehalogenase type II, producing the protein MKKEVILFDINETVLNLESLQPKFKAVFSSEDALSLWFSKLLHSSTVCIATNVKSTFSELANATLDAIAQRYKCDLTTESKGALLTSFANLPPHTDIKASLHKLRNNGFKTVAFSNSSLDLITSQIKNSGLEDYFDTVISVEETGSFKPNSDVYKFAAETLQEPVDNLRLVATHDWDTHGALSAGLQAAYIDRTGVEYHSLYLKPEISSKTMDGVVEQIIKHNLDK
- a CDS encoding polyamine ABC transporter substrate-binding protein; translation: MRFLTCFTLTCTIFLSARCFAEELKIFTWEDYISDILIEEFEEQYGHTVSQVYFENEMLRDAVVYSGKALAYDLFIIDGQTIGELGKAGTLGDLSNTLKEGNSNFTEESRRACGVHGIPYANGTMGVAFRSSRATEGITSWMDVFDYALEHPQTVVIPDDDVDTIAIALLALGFDPMTENEVELAQAYKLLMKVREQLLVIRAAIGYALDKKSGSKMEVAVIYSGEKEQIASYTEQDDWIYTIPQEGTLMWHECFSVHKDRPISKASIEFLNFINTPERSALNAEEMWFASSNRHVLGLASDDYLLDEELFPTGLDSGSSFTYKTLSKEASDLRSQILFVIHNQRYKTKK